A region of Solanum dulcamara chromosome 7, daSolDulc1.2, whole genome shotgun sequence DNA encodes the following proteins:
- the LOC129894466 gene encoding uncharacterized protein LOC129894466: MTKTSIFCFFAFITLFLCKNSCSATEEIKVYELKKDDFSLKITNYGATVISVVLPDKNGKLDDVVLAYDSIDDYKNDTTYFGGLIGRVANRIGGAKFELNGVEYKLPANDHGNTLHGGSRGFSSVIWTVEDFQEDSHLTLTYNSVDGEQGFPGDLSVKVTYMFIETNKLALIMQAKPLNKATPVNLASHTYWNLGGHNSGDILSQTIQIFGSKITPVNDKLIPNGEIIPVKGTGYDFLQPRMIGSKLNEIPGGYDINYVLDNTEGKHLQRVAIVQESKSGRKMELWTDKPGVQFYTSNMLDNVKGKGGFIYSKYAALCLETQGFPDSVNHPNFPSQIVNPGETYKHIMVYRFTAS; the protein is encoded by the exons ATGACCAAAACATCTATTTTCTGCTTTTTTGCTTTTATCACTCTTTTTCTTTGTAAAAATTCATGTTCAGCAACTGAAGAAATTAAAGTGTATGAGTTGAAGAAGGATGATTTTTCTTTAAAGATCACAAATTATGGTGCAACAGTAATTTCTGTTGTACTTCCTGATAAAAACg gaaaattggaTGATGTTGTTCTTGCCTACGACTCCATCGATGACTACAAG AACGACACAACATATTTTGGTGGCCTAATTGGAAGAGTTGCTAATCGGATTGGAGGAGCAAAATTTGAGTTGAATGGTGTGGAATATAAATTACCAGCTAATGATCATGGAAACACACTCCATG GGGGTAGCAGAGGATTCTCTAGTGTAATTTGGACTGTGGAAGATTTTCAGGAAGATAGTCATCTTACTCTTACCTACAATAGCGTTGATGGTGAACAAG GATTTCCAGGTGACCTTTCTGTCAAGGTTACATACATGTTCATTGAGACAAATAAATTAGCCTTAATCATGCAAGCAAAGCCACTAAACAAAGCCACACCAGTGAATTTAGCATCTCACACTTACTGGAATCTTGGTGGACACAACAGCGGAGACATTTTGTCCCAAACTATTCAGATTTTCGGGTCCAAGATTACTCCTGTTAATGATAAGCTCATCCCCAACGGAGAAATTATCCCGGTTAAGGGAACAGGCTATGATTTCCTCCAGCCACGGATGATAGGGAGCAAGTTAAATGAAATCCCGGGTGGATACGATATCAACTATGTGTTGGATAATACCGAGGGCAAGCATTTACAGAGGGTTGCAATTGTCCAAGAAAGCAAATCAGGTAGAAAGATGGAATTGTGGACAGATAAACCTGGTGTGCAGTTTTATACAAGTAATATGTTGGATAATGTTAAGGGAAAAGGTGGGTTTATTTACTCAAAGTATGCTGCACTTTGTTTGGAGACACAAGGCTTCCCTGATTCTGTCAATCATCCCAATTTTCCTTCCCAAATTGTGAATCCAGGGGAAACTTATAAGCACATTATGGTTTATAGGTTTACTGCCTCTTAG